From the Paenibacillus sp. FSL H8-0548 genome, one window contains:
- a CDS encoding YezD family protein has translation MSRTVEVADEWLQRIKEQLVGVQYGIVQITIYNGQIVQIDRTERSRYDTEKSSSAIKKQR, from the coding sequence ATGTCCCGAACGGTTGAGGTTGCTGATGAATGGCTGCAGCGGATCAAGGAGCAATTGGTAGGCGTTCAGTATGGCATTGTTCAAATTACGATTTATAATGGTCAAATCGTGCAAATAGATCGAACAGAACGCAGTCGCTACGATACGGAGAAGTCGTCTTCTGCTATTAAGAAGCAAAGGTAG
- the ugpC gene encoding sn-glycerol-3-phosphate ABC transporter ATP-binding protein UgpC — protein sequence MAGVTINHLYKRYGKDKHAVVQDFQLEIKDKEFIVFVGPSGCGKSTTLRMIAGLEDISEGEIYIGDQLVNKLPPKDRDISMVFQNYALYPNLSVYENIAFGLRMRKLPKHEIDLAVKNASRVLEIEPYLNRKPRELSGGQRQRVALGRAIVRDPKLFLMDEPLSNLDAKLRVTMRMEITKLHKKLGTTFIFVTHDQVEAMTMADRIVVMKGGVIQQCDTPEIIYSKPANTFVASFIGSPQINFINGRIQETAQGKLEFHTNRFSLKINEAMEEILRHNNQVSKSVILGIRPENVKLEGLFSETIITGIYLANELMGADRFLYLDIGQEKPLIARVDPDNRFSEQEKVKVELDMSKAHFFHKDTGVRFTEMIG from the coding sequence GTGGCGGGTGTTACGATCAATCATTTATATAAGCGCTATGGAAAAGATAAGCACGCGGTCGTGCAGGACTTTCAGCTGGAAATCAAGGATAAGGAGTTTATCGTTTTTGTAGGGCCTTCCGGCTGCGGCAAATCAACGACACTTAGAATGATTGCAGGACTTGAGGATATTTCGGAGGGAGAGATCTATATTGGAGATCAGCTGGTTAATAAGCTGCCTCCCAAGGATCGAGATATTTCCATGGTGTTCCAAAACTATGCGCTTTATCCTAATCTGAGCGTGTACGAAAATATTGCATTTGGTCTGCGGATGCGGAAGCTGCCTAAGCATGAGATTGATTTGGCAGTTAAAAATGCAAGCAGAGTTTTGGAAATCGAGCCTTACCTCAATCGTAAGCCAAGGGAGCTGTCGGGCGGACAGCGTCAGCGTGTGGCGCTTGGCCGGGCTATCGTACGTGATCCAAAGCTGTTCTTGATGGATGAGCCGCTTTCTAATCTGGATGCCAAGCTTAGAGTAACGATGCGAATGGAAATTACGAAGCTTCACAAAAAGCTCGGCACGACCTTTATTTTCGTTACGCATGATCAGGTTGAAGCGATGACGATGGCTGACCGTATCGTCGTTATGAAGGGCGGCGTCATACAGCAGTGCGATACACCGGAAATTATTTATTCCAAACCGGCGAATACTTTTGTAGCCAGCTTTATCGGCTCTCCACAGATCAATTTTATTAATGGTCGTATTCAGGAGACAGCTCAAGGGAAATTGGAGTTTCATACGAATCGCTTTAGCTTGAAGATCAATGAAGCCATGGAGGAAATTTTGCGTCATAATAACCAAGTAAGTAAATCGGTTATATTGGGTATAAGGCCGGAGAACGTTAAGCTCGAAGGACTATTTTCCGAGACGATTATAACTGGAATCTATCTAGCGAATGAGCTAATGGGTGCGGATCGTTTTCTTTATTTGGATATCGGGCAGGAAAAGCCGTTAATTGCACGCGTGGACCCTGATAATCGTTTCTCTGAGCAGGAGAAGGTGAAGGTTGAGCTGGATATGTCCAAGGCTCATTTTTTTCATAAGGATACCGGAGTAAGATTTACGGAAATGATTGGATAG
- a CDS encoding aldo/keto reductase encodes MEYRKLGRTGLKVSEVSLGTMAFGRWIDEKASSTILDLALDNGINLVDTANVYGEGASERILGNLLKERRQQIVLATKVHGRVGEGVNDSGQSRYHIFKAVEDSLKRLQTDYLDLYQVHRFDSNTPLEETLRALDDLVRQGKVRYIGASNFAAWQLAKAHGVSALHNLHRFESLQPEYSLISREIEKEIIPFVQSENVGVIVYSPLGRGILSGKYRAGEAPPEGSRLAAGEQRLEALLKKNAIALAEAIRPLAEERGLTQAQYALAWVLSRPGITSAILGASKPEHITEAAKSWHERLSAEELAKVDEALAQLQPAKESVFS; translated from the coding sequence ATGGAATATAGAAAATTGGGAAGAACAGGATTGAAGGTTTCTGAGGTGAGTCTAGGCACAATGGCATTTGGACGGTGGATTGATGAGAAGGCTTCGTCAACCATTTTGGATTTAGCGCTCGATAACGGCATTAATCTTGTGGATACAGCCAACGTCTACGGAGAGGGAGCATCTGAGCGAATTCTTGGCAATTTGCTGAAGGAGAGACGTCAGCAAATTGTTCTTGCAACTAAAGTACACGGCCGAGTGGGAGAAGGCGTCAATGATTCAGGGCAAAGCCGCTATCATATTTTCAAAGCGGTTGAAGATAGTTTGAAGCGGCTCCAGACAGACTATTTGGATCTATATCAGGTTCATCGCTTTGATTCGAATACTCCGCTCGAAGAAACGCTCCGAGCATTAGACGATCTGGTTCGTCAAGGCAAAGTAAGGTACATAGGCGCATCAAACTTTGCTGCATGGCAGCTGGCAAAAGCTCATGGCGTCAGCGCATTGCATAACCTGCATCGATTTGAAAGTCTGCAGCCGGAATACAGCTTGATCTCCCGTGAGATTGAGAAGGAAATTATACCTTTTGTACAGTCGGAGAATGTTGGCGTTATCGTGTACAGTCCGCTAGGCAGAGGCATTCTTTCAGGCAAGTACCGCGCTGGAGAAGCGCCTCCAGAGGGCTCGCGGCTTGCGGCAGGCGAACAACGGCTGGAGGCGCTGTTAAAGAAAAATGCGATTGCATTGGCGGAAGCTATCCGGCCGCTGGCGGAGGAGCGTGGGCTCACTCAGGCACAATATGCGTTAGCTTGGGTGCTAAGTCGTCCCGGGATTACATCCGCTATTCTGGGAGCATCGAAGCCGGAGCATATAACGGAAGCAGCAAAGAGCTGGCATGAGAGGTTAAGTGCGGAAGAGCTGGCGAAAGTAGATGAAGCTCTCGCGCAGCTGCAGCCAGCGAAAGAGTCCGTATTCAGCTAA